One Paenibacillus sp. FSL W8-0186 genomic window carries:
- a CDS encoding GTP-binding protein, whose amino-acid sequence MSQANLNQATPVYILSGFLGSGKTTLLQRMLSYWKEQGLKPAIIMNEIGDINLDGLIVGDEVPMAEMLGGCICCTVRGDLSVQMFELIRDERPDVIVIEATGAANPLEILDAVTEVSLTAKIDIKPMMTVVDSAHFLELHAAQKGKTYRLMMEQIRCGSVLIVNKIDRLQSGQLQEIEDLLRRLNPYAELLPAVKCGVNIEHLMTLYDDLQGIHDREHKEHASSCSHGGDCQCGEHADSSIHGHGVAHGHLHHTHEHVTVYSHYFQGPVNSERFESFIAELPREVYRAKGVLSFSDTSSRFLFQYAYREPDYLKITPQGNVPDVVVFIGEHFDKNKLADQLRELEA is encoded by the coding sequence ATGTCACAAGCGAATTTGAATCAAGCCACGCCGGTTTACATATTGTCCGGGTTTCTCGGGAGCGGGAAAACGACGCTGCTGCAGCGGATGCTGTCATACTGGAAGGAGCAAGGCTTAAAACCGGCAATTATCATGAACGAAATTGGCGATATCAATTTGGATGGTTTGATTGTCGGAGATGAGGTGCCGATGGCGGAGATGCTTGGCGGATGCATCTGCTGTACGGTTCGGGGAGACCTCAGCGTGCAAATGTTCGAGCTCATTCGGGATGAGCGGCCGGATGTCATCGTGATCGAGGCTACAGGAGCAGCTAATCCGCTCGAAATATTGGACGCCGTAACCGAAGTTTCCTTAACAGCCAAAATCGATATCAAGCCGATGATGACGGTCGTGGATTCGGCCCATTTCCTGGAGCTGCATGCGGCGCAGAAAGGAAAGACCTATCGGCTGATGATGGAGCAGATTCGCTGCGGTTCCGTTCTGATCGTCAACAAAATCGACAGATTGCAGAGCGGGCAATTGCAGGAAATCGAGGATTTGCTGCGGCGGTTGAATCCATATGCGGAGCTTCTGCCCGCCGTTAAATGCGGTGTGAATATCGAACACCTTATGACATTGTATGATGATCTGCAAGGAATCCATGATCGCGAACATAAAGAACATGCGTCATCCTGCAGTCACGGCGGCGATTGTCAGTGCGGAGAGCATGCTGACAGCAGCATTCATGGACATGGGGTAGCTCATGGGCATCTGCATCATACTCATGAACACGTCACCGTATACAGCCATTATTTTCAAGGGCCTGTTAACAGCGAGCGATTCGAGAGCTTCATCGCCGAGCTTCCCCGGGAGGTCTACCGGGCCAAAGGCGTGTTGAGCTTCTCCGACACGTCCAGCCGTTTTTTGTTCCAATATGCTTACCGTGAACCGGATTATTTGAAAATAACGCCTCAAGGCAATGTGCCGGATGTCGTCGTGTTCATTGGTGAGCATTTCGATAAAAACAAGCTGGCAGACCAGCTTCGCGAGCTGGAGGCATGA
- a CDS encoding four-helix bundle copper-binding protein: protein MIQEKYRECIQACLECMNACNYCYVSSLKEYDLAMLRECIRLDRECAEICSFVAEALSRSTPFAKELCELCAKACDACAEECGKHEHHHCKQCEQSCRRCAEICRGMITAA, encoded by the coding sequence ATGATTCAGGAAAAATACAGGGAATGCATCCAAGCTTGCCTAGAGTGCATGAATGCATGCAATTACTGCTATGTCTCCAGCTTGAAGGAATACGATTTGGCGATGCTGCGGGAATGTATACGACTTGACCGGGAATGTGCGGAGATCTGTTCTTTTGTTGCAGAAGCGCTATCGCGCAGCACGCCTTTTGCAAAAGAGCTCTGTGAACTGTGCGCGAAAGCCTGCGATGCTTGCGCAGAGGAATGCGGAAAGCACGAACATCATCATTGCAAGCAATGCGAGCAGTCATGCCGCAGGTGTGCGGAAATTTGCCGCGGTATGATTACGGCAGCCTAA
- a CDS encoding MogA/MoaB family molybdenum cofactor biosynthesis protein, whose protein sequence is MKSVEQHRQEAPQQVSCMIVTVSDTRTTENDTSGKLIRQLLEAGGCKVVKYVIIKDEYDQIRQLLREAASDRSIEAVLLSGGTGISPRDTTYEAVRSLLNKEMPGFGEIFRYLSFTEDIGSAAILSRAIAGTISNMAVFSMPGSQAAVKLAMERIIMPELRHVMREINKK, encoded by the coding sequence ATGAAATCCGTAGAACAACACCGTCAGGAAGCGCCCCAGCAAGTTTCCTGCATGATTGTGACCGTGTCCGATACCCGGACTACTGAAAATGACACCAGCGGGAAATTGATACGGCAGCTATTGGAAGCCGGCGGCTGCAAGGTCGTGAAGTACGTGATTATCAAAGACGAATACGACCAGATTCGCCAGCTCCTCCGTGAAGCGGCTTCCGACCGCAGCATCGAAGCGGTCCTGCTTAGCGGAGGCACGGGAATATCGCCCCGGGATACCACATATGAAGCGGTACGCAGCCTGCTGAATAAAGAAATGCCCGGGTTCGGTGAAATTTTCCGTTACTTAAGCTTTACGGAGGATATCGGCTCGGCAGCTATACTAAGCCGCGCGATTGCCGGCACGATCAGCAATATGGCCGTCTTCTCCATGCCCGGCTCTCAGGCTGCCGTCAAGCTTGCCATGGAGCGAATCATCATGCCCGAGCTTCGACATGTCATGCGCGAAATCAATAAGAAATAA
- a CDS encoding ABC transporter ATP-binding protein: MHTHTGKALFKYALTAKNTFILALVMLAIGVAADLAGPFIARSMIDDHMLAIERPFYETSGPGKETVSYDGRYFKRGDRFAAEEAKGQEVRILQTGKIFVFIDEPVANPSGDRRFQDGMLTIDYNGNKSEYPAVKLTKTELFAFYQPEVPGILTLVGWYFAFLAVGIVMEFGKTYWLQSSANKVIQKLRVDVYSHIQRLPVNYFDNLPAGKVVSRVTNDTEAVKDLFIAVLSNFFSGVINMLGVYVALFLLDVRLGLICLFVVPVIWIWVVLYRKFATKYNTIIRSRLSEINAIINESIQGMSIIRIFRREEQTKEEFENLNNDYMKHQNKMLNLNALTSHNLVNVIRSLSFAIVLWYFGSAQLTGAGIISLGVLYAFVDVLGRLFQPITGMVNQLAALDSSMVSAGRVFKLMDEPGEPVTDGGMPRYKGNVEFKNVSFAYKKDYVLKNINFEAKQGQTVALVGHTGSGKSSIINLLFRFYDPQKGTITIDGQNVTELPKQWIRQHMGIVLQDPYLFTGTIASNVSLGDERISRASVEKALADVGATRILQHLPKGIDEPVVEKGSTLSAGERQLISFARALAFDPAILILDEATANIDTETEALIQSALEVLKRGRTTFIIAHRLSTIRSADQILVLHRGEIVERGTHEELLALGGRYYQMYRLQLGAAEEATSEPLPQHAGAAATRAAVNPS, translated from the coding sequence ATGCATACACATACAGGTAAAGCATTGTTTAAATACGCCTTGACGGCAAAAAATACATTTATCCTTGCCCTGGTCATGCTGGCGATCGGCGTTGCCGCCGATCTGGCCGGCCCCTTCATCGCCCGCTCGATGATCGATGATCACATGCTGGCGATCGAGCGGCCTTTTTACGAGACATCCGGGCCCGGCAAAGAAACTGTTTCTTATGATGGACGTTACTTCAAGCGCGGAGACCGCTTTGCCGCTGAAGAAGCCAAAGGCCAGGAGGTTCGTATTCTGCAGACGGGCAAGATCTTCGTCTTCATTGACGAGCCTGTGGCAAACCCAAGCGGGGACCGCCGTTTTCAGGATGGCATGCTGACCATTGATTATAACGGGAACAAATCCGAGTATCCGGCAGTCAAGCTGACAAAAACGGAATTATTCGCATTCTATCAACCGGAAGTTCCCGGCATTCTGACATTGGTCGGCTGGTATTTCGCCTTTCTGGCGGTCGGCATCGTCATGGAGTTCGGCAAAACCTACTGGCTGCAATCTTCCGCAAACAAGGTCATTCAGAAGCTACGCGTTGATGTATATAGCCATATTCAGCGCCTGCCAGTCAACTACTTTGACAACCTGCCGGCTGGCAAGGTCGTTTCTCGGGTAACGAACGATACCGAGGCGGTCAAAGATTTGTTTATCGCCGTTCTCTCCAATTTCTTCTCGGGCGTGATAAACATGCTGGGGGTGTACGTAGCCCTGTTCCTGCTCGATGTCAGGCTGGGACTCATATGCCTTTTCGTCGTGCCGGTCATTTGGATTTGGGTTGTGCTCTACCGAAAATTTGCTACCAAATACAACACCATCATCCGTTCGCGGCTGAGCGAAATCAACGCAATAATCAACGAATCGATTCAAGGCATGTCGATCATCCGGATATTCCGGCGCGAAGAGCAAACCAAGGAAGAATTCGAAAACCTGAACAACGATTACATGAAGCACCAAAACAAGATGCTCAACCTGAATGCCTTGACCTCGCATAATCTCGTCAACGTCATCCGCAGCTTGTCGTTTGCGATCGTCCTATGGTATTTCGGCTCGGCTCAATTGACCGGAGCAGGAATTATTTCCCTTGGTGTGCTGTACGCCTTCGTGGATGTGCTCGGCCGGTTATTTCAGCCGATTACCGGCATGGTCAATCAGCTTGCGGCGCTGGACTCATCCATGGTGTCCGCCGGCCGCGTATTCAAGCTGATGGATGAGCCTGGCGAGCCTGTCACTGACGGCGGAATGCCGCGCTACAAAGGGAATGTCGAGTTCAAAAACGTCTCCTTCGCCTACAAGAAGGATTACGTGCTCAAAAATATTAATTTTGAGGCAAAGCAAGGGCAGACCGTCGCCTTGGTAGGGCATACCGGCTCAGGCAAAAGCTCGATCATCAATTTGCTATTCCGTTTCTATGATCCTCAGAAGGGAACGATTACGATTGACGGCCAGAATGTCACCGAACTGCCGAAGCAATGGATTCGCCAGCATATGGGCATCGTCCTGCAGGACCCGTACTTATTTACGGGTACGATCGCTTCGAATGTAAGCCTCGGTGACGAGCGGATCAGCCGGGCTAGCGTTGAAAAGGCTTTGGCCGATGTAGGCGCAACGCGTATTCTGCAGCATCTGCCTAAAGGCATCGATGAGCCCGTAGTGGAGAAAGGAAGCACACTATCCGCCGGAGAGCGGCAGCTGATTTCCTTTGCCAGAGCATTGGCCTTCGATCCAGCGATCCTGATTCTGGATGAAGCGACGGCCAATATCGATACCGAGACAGAGGCGCTGATCCAGTCCGCGTTAGAAGTGCTTAAGCGCGGCCGTACGACATTCATCATCGCCCACCGCCTATCGACGATCCGCAGCGCCGACCAAATTCTCGTGCTGCATCGAGGCGAAATCGTGGAACGGGGTACCCATGAAGAGCTGCTCGCCCTAGGCGGGAGATACTATCAAATGTATCGCCTGCAGCTGGGCGCAGCGGAAGAAGCGACATCAGAGCCGCTTCCACAGCACGCAGGTGCGGCGGCTACGCGGGCAGCGGTTAACCCGAGCTAA
- a CDS encoding aminoglycoside phosphotransferase family protein has protein sequence MPESQKLQRNEGLSESVLAWIRGQCGGSWNIRDVRPLLGGISSAVYELILEKGGESARWVLRQYTDRVWLEEEPDLVAHESAALQAASEYGIMSPKWIASDDDGSGGGMPSVLMSRLPGEVVLMPADRVDWLRGLAQALAQLHLQGTKTFPWTYFSYIDPTRFSIPEWTGKPDVWREIARIIQGPEPAYTPRFIHRDYHPGNVLWKHGRVSGIVDWVNACLGPSGIDVGHCRVNLAQLHGSEAADRFLAAYLECMQGGQAAEYDPYWDMVTLACYVSDGLEVYRGWIDLGITHLDEDVLAERLDKYAEGLLQGHSASFTAR, from the coding sequence ATGCCTGAATCACAGAAACTGCAGCGGAACGAAGGCTTATCTGAAAGCGTCCTTGCCTGGATTAGGGGGCAATGCGGGGGAAGCTGGAACATTCGTGATGTCCGGCCCCTGCTAGGGGGAATCTCGTCTGCCGTATACGAGCTGATACTGGAGAAGGGCGGGGAGAGCGCCAGATGGGTGCTGCGCCAATATACGGACCGGGTATGGCTTGAAGAAGAACCGGATCTCGTGGCGCATGAGTCAGCGGCGCTTCAAGCCGCGTCAGAGTATGGGATTATGTCCCCCAAATGGATCGCTTCTGATGATGATGGAAGCGGCGGCGGCATGCCTTCCGTCCTCATGTCGCGTTTGCCGGGCGAGGTCGTTCTTATGCCGGCGGACCGGGTAGATTGGCTTCGCGGGCTCGCCCAGGCGCTGGCCCAATTGCATCTTCAGGGAACGAAGACATTTCCTTGGACTTATTTTTCATATATCGATCCAACCCGCTTCAGCATTCCCGAATGGACGGGCAAACCTGACGTTTGGCGGGAAATCGCCCGAATCATTCAGGGGCCGGAGCCAGCGTATACGCCCCGGTTCATTCATCGCGATTATCATCCCGGCAACGTGCTGTGGAAGCATGGGCGGGTGTCCGGCATCGTCGATTGGGTTAACGCCTGCCTGGGTCCGTCAGGAATCGACGTGGGGCATTGCCGGGTGAACTTGGCTCAGCTTCATGGTTCTGAGGCGGCCGACCGGTTCCTTGCTGCCTATCTGGAATGCATGCAGGGCGGGCAGGCAGCGGAATACGATCCATACTGGGATATGGTGACCTTGGCGTGTTACGTTTCAGATGGCCTAGAGGTATACCGCGGATGGATTGATCTTGGTATCACGCACCTGGACGAGGATGTTCTGGCCGAACGACTGGATAAATACGCGGAAGGTCTGCTGCAGGGGCATTCGGCCAGCTTCACGGCTCGTTAA
- a CDS encoding S-layer homology domain-containing protein — translation MMNPKLKLTAALLLSGSLLLASSAAAFQDVEGRDTAITKSLHERGIIHGMTKEKFAPKSQLTGAQGVRMIVQALDLKGKSKASPGVKGGAAFWYSESLQIAKDNGIQLPANFKPNEKLSREAFANMLMQGIAATGNYPVIMMYVNIADSDQVNPDYMSNIQTLLLTKIASLDDDGKFHPKTPITRIEAARLVYQAAEFVQQHKDNVIPDKDDDQQLNQVSYQTEKVNDQVNKVVLTRANQPHPGYGIAVAKIEFKAKTAVVYYELLSPDPGKFYPQVITDSKTETYVSSQYEVVIKPLKK, via the coding sequence ATGATGAATCCAAAATTGAAGCTGACAGCTGCGCTCCTGTTGTCCGGCTCGCTGCTCCTGGCCTCCTCGGCAGCTGCCTTCCAGGACGTCGAGGGAAGGGACACGGCAATTACGAAGTCTCTGCATGAAAGGGGCATTATCCATGGCATGACCAAGGAGAAATTCGCGCCGAAAAGCCAGCTTACCGGGGCGCAGGGTGTGCGAATGATCGTGCAGGCGCTGGATTTGAAGGGCAAAAGCAAAGCCAGCCCTGGCGTAAAAGGCGGTGCGGCGTTCTGGTATTCCGAGTCGCTGCAGATTGCCAAAGACAACGGCATTCAATTGCCCGCGAATTTCAAGCCGAATGAGAAGCTGAGCCGCGAAGCTTTTGCCAATATGCTCATGCAGGGCATAGCTGCGACCGGCAATTATCCGGTAATTATGATGTATGTGAACATCGCCGATTCGGATCAGGTAAATCCGGATTACATGAGCAACATCCAAACGCTGCTGCTGACGAAAATTGCGTCGCTGGATGACGACGGAAAATTCCATCCCAAAACGCCGATTACCCGAATTGAAGCCGCCCGCCTTGTATACCAAGCCGCTGAGTTTGTTCAGCAGCATAAAGACAACGTTATTCCGGACAAAGACGACGACCAGCAGTTGAACCAGGTTTCTTATCAAACCGAGAAGGTGAATGACCAGGTGAATAAAGTCGTCCTAACCCGGGCGAATCAGCCTCATCCGGGCTATGGCATTGCCGTAGCCAAAATTGAGTTCAAGGCTAAGACCGCGGTTGTATATTACGAGCTGTTATCGCCAGACCCTGGCAAGTTCTACCCGCAGGTCATTACGGATTCCAAGACGGAAACGTATGTATCCAGCCAATATGAAGTGGTTATTAAACCGCTGAAAAAATAA
- a CDS encoding ABC transporter transmembrane domain-containing protein: MFSVLQKLGWFFRREKRRYTIGLILLIVAGIIELLPPRLLGAAIDDIVNGSISWKSLTQYILLIVGVLIVIYYMTYIWMHKLFGGSNLIERLLRTRFMNHLLRMTPPFFERSRTGDLMARATNDLRSVAQTAGFGMLTLTDSTAYLSVIFIAMGTLISWKLTLAAVIPLPFIALAMMIYGRIIHQRYTLAQDAFGDMNDQVLESVAGVRVIRAYVQERLDEKRFQDVTDDVYRKNLAVARVDAYFEPTIRLCVGLSYAIGLTYGIYLVFHNELTLGDLVSFNMYLGMMIWPMFAIGELINIMQRGGASLDRVNETLNVKPDVEDAADPVHVDHPDTIEFNNVTFQYPTSAQVNLDSIHLKIHRGETLGVVGRTGSGKSTLLKQLLHEYPLGTGELTISGIPLQNIALSQLHGWVGYVPQEQILFSKSVRQNIQFGLKDASDDKIMEAIRTAAFDQDLGTLSDGLDTLVGEKGVALSGGQKQRVSLARAFIANPEILILDDALSAVDARTEARIVDNIRSKRAGKTTLISTHRLSAVEHADWIVVLEKGRIIEQGTHQELLQANGWYREQYERQQVESNLDGEVS, translated from the coding sequence ATGTTTTCCGTTCTTCAAAAGCTAGGCTGGTTCTTCCGGCGAGAAAAAAGGCGATACACGATCGGATTGATCCTGCTGATTGTCGCCGGGATTATCGAGCTGCTTCCGCCCCGGCTGCTGGGTGCAGCAATCGACGACATCGTTAACGGATCCATTAGCTGGAAGTCGCTAACGCAATATATTCTGCTGATTGTCGGCGTGCTCATCGTCATTTACTACATGACTTACATATGGATGCACAAGCTGTTCGGCGGTTCCAATCTGATTGAAAGGCTGCTGCGCACGCGGTTTATGAACCATTTGCTGAGGATGACGCCGCCGTTCTTTGAACGGAGCCGTACCGGGGACCTCATGGCAAGAGCAACGAACGATTTGAGATCCGTTGCCCAGACGGCCGGCTTCGGCATGCTGACCTTAACCGACTCGACGGCTTACTTGTCCGTCATCTTTATCGCTATGGGCACGCTCATCAGCTGGAAGCTGACGCTGGCCGCGGTCATTCCGCTCCCTTTCATCGCTCTGGCCATGATGATTTACGGCCGCATCATCCACCAGCGCTATACGCTGGCTCAGGATGCGTTTGGCGATATGAATGACCAGGTGCTGGAATCGGTCGCCGGTGTGCGCGTCATACGCGCCTATGTACAGGAGCGGCTTGATGAGAAGCGGTTCCAGGACGTTACCGACGACGTGTACCGCAAAAATCTGGCCGTCGCACGGGTCGATGCCTATTTCGAGCCAACGATACGGCTCTGCGTTGGGCTCAGCTACGCCATCGGCCTGACCTATGGCATATACCTCGTGTTTCATAACGAGCTGACCTTAGGCGACCTCGTATCATTTAATATGTATCTCGGTATGATGATCTGGCCGATGTTTGCCATCGGCGAATTGATCAATATCATGCAGCGCGGCGGCGCCTCCCTCGACCGGGTGAACGAGACGCTGAACGTCAAGCCCGACGTCGAGGACGCAGCCGATCCGGTCCATGTCGATCATCCCGATACCATTGAGTTTAATAATGTCACTTTTCAATACCCGACTTCGGCGCAGGTTAACCTCGACAGCATTCATCTGAAGATTCACCGCGGCGAGACGCTTGGCGTCGTCGGGCGTACCGGCAGCGGCAAATCTACGCTGCTGAAGCAGCTGCTTCACGAATATCCGTTAGGAACCGGCGAACTGACTATTTCCGGCATTCCGCTTCAAAATATCGCGCTTTCTCAACTCCATGGCTGGGTCGGTTACGTCCCGCAGGAACAGATTCTGTTCTCAAAGAGTGTTAGGCAGAACATTCAATTTGGCCTCAAGGACGCTTCGGATGACAAGATTATGGAAGCGATTCGTACCGCTGCGTTCGATCAGGATCTGGGAACCTTGTCCGACGGGCTGGATACGCTGGTTGGCGAGAAAGGCGTGGCCCTCTCCGGAGGACAGAAGCAGAGGGTATCGCTGGCAAGAGCATTTATCGCCAATCCGGAAATCCTAATTCTCGATGATGCGCTTTCGGCCGTTGACGCCCGTACGGAAGCCCGAATCGTCGACAATATCCGAAGCAAGCGTGCTGGCAAAACCACGCTCATCTCCACTCACCGGCTATCCGCGGTGGAGCATGCCGATTGGATCGTCGTGCTGGAGAAGGGACGCATTATCGAGCAAGGTACACACCAGGAGCTGCTTCAGGCGAATGGCTGGTACCGCGAACAATATGAGCGTCAACAGGTTGAATCCAACCTTGACGGGGAGGTGTCCTAA
- a CDS encoding ADP-heptose synthase, translated as MSRRFVIEAVMVAIYGELLAPGAPVEYIVPYTTVMELYEFQNSPEPLMHDPADNLHVKNKINELIAYLEEPLNRKKLERALNIPWAKSPSILFGENVSWTVVNALDNEQYGEFLDPIETEIVLTAQRESAPVLTDQLELIRRIIEAEVPVQVFDIQDFEFAMEDSIFTNNQP; from the coding sequence ATGTCACGTCGATTTGTCATTGAAGCCGTGATGGTGGCCATTTATGGGGAGTTACTCGCGCCCGGCGCGCCAGTAGAATATATTGTACCTTACACCACCGTCATGGAGCTTTACGAATTTCAGAATAGTCCCGAACCTCTCATGCATGATCCAGCCGATAACTTGCATGTTAAGAATAAAATCAATGAGTTAATAGCTTACCTGGAAGAACCGCTCAACCGCAAAAAGCTGGAACGAGCCTTGAATATTCCCTGGGCCAAGAGCCCTTCCATCCTGTTCGGCGAGAACGTCTCATGGACGGTGGTCAATGCGCTTGATAACGAGCAATACGGGGAATTCCTCGATCCGATCGAGACCGAAATCGTGCTGACTGCACAGCGCGAAAGCGCCCCAGTCCTGACGGATCAGCTGGAACTGATCCGCCGCATCATCGAAGCGGAGGTTCCCGTTCAGGTATTCGATATCCAGGACTTCGAATTCGCTATGGAAGACAGCATTTTCACAAATAATCAGCCGTAA
- a CDS encoding HesB/YadR/YfhF family protein, producing the protein MINVTKEAAGWFKNELGVQEGQAIRFFARYSAGGTIHPGFALGIGIETPVSPGAVSEVEGITFYMEDKDLWYLKGYNLNVTYDQKHHDIEYEYETAEA; encoded by the coding sequence ATGATCAACGTTACAAAAGAAGCGGCCGGCTGGTTCAAAAACGAACTTGGCGTACAAGAGGGTCAGGCGATCCGCTTTTTTGCGAGATATAGTGCCGGAGGAACCATTCACCCGGGATTTGCGCTGGGCATCGGCATTGAAACCCCGGTCTCGCCAGGTGCTGTCTCTGAGGTAGAAGGGATTACGTTCTACATGGAAGACAAGGATTTGTGGTATTTGAAGGGATACAATTTGAACGTAACATATGACCAGAAGCATCATGATATCGAGTATGAGTACGAAACGGCCGAGGCATAA